The following DNA comes from Candidatus Bathyarchaeota archaeon.
TACTATGCAGATTTGTGTGTCTACCAACCATTGGGCCGATACTATGGGATGAGTTGACAAAACTTTACTCGATATTAACCGGGATAGAAATCAAAAAAGGAGAATTTGTGAATATTTCCTCGCACATAAACAACATGATAAGACAGTTTAATGTAAGAGCTGGTCTAGAAGTGAATCAGGATACACTGCCAAAGAGATTCTTTGAAGAGAAACTCAAAACAGGTAACTCAAAAGGCGAAATAGTTCATTTGAGTGAGTTTGAAAAAATGCTTGACGAATATTACGCGTTAAGAGGGTGGAAGTGAAAGTTGACGTCTAATGTTAGCAGTATTCTAAGAAATTGAAGAATAATAGCCACTCTTATTTTTCTCCGCCATTAATACGCGGTAGCCGCTTCCCCTTGCCAAAACCGTGCAGTTCCCGAAGGTTTCATGGAATATTTGTTGAAGTCTTTTTCCACCTATCTTGGACTTCACAACAAGTTGTAATGTTCCCTTTTCAACCATATGTTTCGGCGCTTCTGTTATTATGGCTTTTACTGTGGTTAGTCCGGCGCTTACCGGAGGGTTTGAGAGGATGCAGTTGAACATTGTGTCTTTAACTGGCTCATAGAGGCGTCCTTTTTTAACTTCAACGTTGTGAACATTGTTTAGTTCAATGTTTCGTCTCGCAAGTTTCACAGCTCGTTCGTTAACGTCCACCATAATCACATGCAGTTTTGGGTTGAATGCTGCAGCTGCGATTCCGATGACACCATAGCCGCATCCCACATCCAACACGTAGCCCTTTTCAGGGAGAATCATGGTTTCTATCAATAGTTTTGTACCTAAATCCACGCGTTTTTTAGAGAATACTCCGGAAGCTGTTAGAAACTTGAAAGTTTTTCCCCTTAAATAGGCTTGTATAAGTCCATATCGTGGTTTCACTTTGGGGCTTGCTGAAAAATAATGGTCTACTGTGCCTTTTTTGTTAAACATCAGATTTCGCCGCTTTTCCAGCATCTTGGATATGTGCCTCTTGGCATTAAAACACGTTTAACCTTTGCGACAACACCGTGTTCCATGCTTAGAATTTCCTCGGTGGAAGCTTGGGCTTCTGCAAGGGCGACCGCCTCGTCTTTTAATGTGAAAATTGCCACCGTAGAACCTGCAGCAATACCCGATTCTATAGATAAAACTCCGGGAGCAGTTAGGTTTGCCCCATGGCAGATAGCATCCACAGCGGAATCCCGAATATATATTTTTGGAATAAATGCTAAGGCTTTTTCCATAGGTTGAATAAACTTTTTTAGAATAGCGTCGTCTCTGTTTTCCCGCCACTGCATAAACCAGTACGCTACCTCATGTAGCGTTACAAGCCCCTCCTCTTCGACGAAAGGACCTGCCCTTGTCCTGCGGAGTTCTTGCATGTGGGCTCCGCAACCTAAAACTTCACCTATGTCATGGCACAATTTGCGAATATACGTGCCTCCTTCACAGCCAACCTTGAAAAGTACGTTACGACCTTCCATTTCAAGGAAGTCTATATAATAAATTTTTCTTGTCCGCAATTGACGCTTTACAGAGGCCCTTAACGGTGGACGTTGATAAATGGTGTCTTCAAACTCTTCTAGGACGGCTTTTACACGGTTTTCAGGCACATCGCCATGAATTTTCATTACGCAGACGTATTCTTTACCGCTTAGGAGTAGCGCTTGCACTATCTTTCTTGACTCTTCTAAGGTTATTGGGAGAACACCGGTCACGTTGGGATTTCCCTAAGCCTTTTACCTAGGATGGGCCTCTAGGGTCCCACCGTGGCCGATGTTTTCTACATCGAGGATGCGTTTAACCCATGCGGCTACCTCATGGCTTGTTGGGCCTGCAGGCTTGTCCAAGTTTATAACGCCAAATTTTATGTAGTCCTTTGCCGGACGTTCTTCGGGTTTGCAGCCATATTTTGGATCTGTTTCGCCTTCGGCTTTAACTAAGAGTTTGCGTTCAATCATCCATGGAGCAACACTTCTAGGCATGTTAAGTAGGGCACCTCTAAATTTAAAAAGCGGTGGACGAACTTAATAACAGTTGTTAAGCTTGGACTAAAGCGGGTTTTACTGGTTTAGCCATCGTCTCCAATAAACCTTTCGTCTTCAACGCTTCAACAACTTCCTCGTCAGAAGCACCGCGTTTGATGTCAATTTTATCAGCTAAAGGCTCCAGATGATTTATGTTTGCCCTCCGTCTCCTAACACCAGTAACGTTTTTCGGGCCAGTAACAAGCACGAAGTTTTTATCTATAATGTCGACTATTACGCATTTTCTGCCTGCTTCCCTACCAGACACTTTAACACATATTCTGCCAACCTCAATTGCTGGCAAAGCAGTCCCTCCCTTTTCTAGGCATAAACATAACGCTAATATTTATAATTTCAGCTTCCATAAACATTAAATATCATTGAAATTTTAGCTTAACAAAATGGTTCACGTCAAGAACTTTTCCACAACATTGTAGAGGGTGCTGGTTCCGAACACAAGATTATTTATAGATATACGTTCATCTATGCCGTGCACCATTCTGAGGATTTCGCCGTACGGCAAATCTGATAAAGTTGGCTGAAAACCGTAGCATACTGTCCCCATCTTTCTGAAGAACTTGGAGTCTGTTCCACCGGTCAGCAATATCGGAGCTACCGCACACTTAGAATCGAATTCCTTCAAGGTTTCCACTATACACCTATATAGAGGTGTGTTTGTAGGCGACTCTGAAGGCTCATTAGCCTGAATATCCTCAAATTCAAGTTTGTCCAAGTCCATGTCTGCCAGAAGCCCTTTTATACATTTTAATGCTTCAACCGTGGTCTGTCCCGGTAGAATTCTACAATCGAAGACTGCTTCGCATTCAGATGGAATTATGTTTTCTTTAACACCCCCATGAATGATTGTGGGGGCTATAGTCATCCTTAACATAGCGCGGAGCTCTTCAGCCATAGCCTTATCTTTCTTGGCTAACTTATCTAAGACTTCATCAGCCTTCGTCGGATTTTGAACCAAAAGTCTAAGCTTTTTCCCCATCTCTTTGTTTTCCTCAGCCATGACCGCCAAAAACTCCTTAACGGTTGGTGTAAGCACCATCTCTGCACAATAATTGCCAAGCTTGTCCACAACTTTACTCATTCGCAATATCGCGTTGTCAGCAGCTCCCGGCACCGAACCATGCCCAGGTCTGCCCTTAGCCTTGACTTTAAACCATAAAATGCCTTTTTCAGCCGTTTGAATTGTGAAAATGTTTTTGCCATCCACCGGGATTGCTTGTCCACCCCCCTCGTTTATTACATAGTCTGCCCTAACTTTTTCCGGATATTTTTGGACAAGCCAGCCTGCACCATATTCTCCACCTTTTTCTTCATCAGCTGTCGCTGCCAGTATAACGTCACCCTTAAGTCTGACGCCGTTACGTTTCAGAAGCTTCATAACCATGACTTCCATGGCTGTCATGGACTTCATATCCATGGCGCCTCTGCCCCAGACAAAGCCGTCCTTAACTAGTCCAGAGAAGGGGTCGACGCTCCACTCTTTCGGGTTTGCAGCCACCACGTCTAAATGGGAAAGTAAAAGTAAGCTCGGCTTTTCGCCAGTGCCCTTTAACCGAGTGATCACGTTTCCTCTACCGGGGGCGGATTCCAAAATTTCGCATTTGAAACCATCCCTTTCAAGAGTTTCAGCCAAAAACTTGGCTGCTTTAGTTTCATTTCCTGGCGGGTTTGTGGTGTTAATCTTTATCAAATCGCTCAAGAGAGTTGTAACCTCTTCTTCAATTTCTTTCAAAAGCCTCACGCCCATATTTTTCACCTGTTTTAAGCCTAATCTATGAAGAACCCTAGGCAATTTAATACTTTACAATCAACGGGGTGAGCGGAAGGCACTAGTGATTCCTTCGCGCAACTCTCTATATTTCTTTCAACTGTTTCCTTCTTCTGGTAAAGATGGTGACAAAATTATATCCTACTTCCTTCACTAGGCTTAAGGCTTTGTCAAAGTCCCTTCCTATGTTCTCTGGTGTGTGGGCATCTGAGCCAAAGGTTATTTGAACACCCTCATCATAGCATATTTTTAGAAATTGCTTGTTGGGATATATTTCTTTACAAGGATAGCGCAACCCACTTGTATTCACTTCAATGCATACATCATTCTCTTTGAAAACTTTCGCCGTCGCAATATACAAGTCAGTGATGTCTTTTTTCGGTTTATATCCAAACTTCTTTATTAAATCTGGATGCCCTATAACGTCGAAGATTTTAGATTCTGCGCAAGCCTGAACCGCCACAAAATACTTCTCATAGAGCGTTGCAAGATCCCATTTTTGATATTCCATAATATATTTAGGATTGTCAAATGCCCAATTCCCCATAAAATGCACAGATCCTATGACGTAGTCGAAGGGAAGGCCTTTTAATGCTTCTCTAATTTCATCCTCAAGTTCAGGAATGAAGTCTACCTCAACTCCAATCTTTAGCTTAATTAGGCCCATAACTTTCCCCTTGGCATCATCTACCTTTTTCATATAATCCGATATTTTCTCGTAATTTGGTGGAGGATCCAGCTTATCTCTGAGTTTCTGGGGAGCAAAATGATCAGAAATTCCAATTTCTTCCAGTTTTTTGCCGGCTGCAATTTTTACACAATCTGAAATTTCACCTTTAGCATCGCCAGATAAAAATGTGTGAATATGATAGTCTATGGACGTTGTTAACCACCTCCATGGATAAGCGTGAGCGAGGAATAAAACTGTTCTTTCGGGGTTAATGCTTTGCCTTGCACATTCAACATGTCAGGTGAAAGGCACCGACAACCCGTTTACCAGTCTTTAAAAGCTCATTGAAGGTCTTGCAAGCTTCCCGTGTAGGTTGAGCTATGAGTTTTATTCCATGCTCTTTTAAAACCTTTTCAACTTCTGGCAAAATTTTTACAAGTCCAGAATAACCAGTGCCAACCACCAACACTTCTGGAGGAGGTGTTTGACTTAAAATCTCTTTCAAGTCTTCCACACAGATTTCGTGGCCTTCTCTCCTCCACCATCCGCTAAAAACCCTTTCAGGAAAAATTATGAGGTCACTCGTGTAACGTTTACCATCAACAACCATCGCTCCAAACTCATAGGACGTAATCAACGCCTTCACCAAAAACCTTAGTTAAAAGTTAAAATATTAAAGCCTAGTGCTAAACACGTTCATGGTTTATTCGCAGCGGAGACCGCTGCTTGTCGAATGTTGACAAACCATAGAATTAAGCAAAATTGTTTAAGTGGTGAAACTGCAGTTGGGGGCATTTCTATTTTTATCCATCTTTAACCACATTGAAATGTCGGAGGAAACACAGAAATACTGAGAGGACGTTTCTGCATCCTGATAAACGATGAAGCATTTAGCAACCGTTTGTCCCCGAGACTGTTATGATAGCTGCTTTATGCAAGTTGCCGTGGATGATAGCGGTAAGCCTATGAAGGTTATCGGAGACAAAGACAATCCTATTACCCAAGGTTTTCTATGCCCACGCGGAGTCATGGATATAAAAAGAACTTATAGCAGCCAACGGGTACTCTACCCTTACAGACGGTTAAATGGTAAACCTGAAGGCACCTTCAAAAGAATTTCATGGAGTGAGGCGCTCCAGATTCTAGTCGAAAAAATAAGATATATCTCGAATCAATTTGGGCCTGACCAAATTCTGCTCTTGCATTAC
Coding sequences within:
- a CDS encoding 50S ribosomal protein L14e codes for the protein MPAIEVGRICVKVSGREAGRKCVIVDIIDKNFVLVTGPKNVTGVRRRRANINHLEPLADKIDIKRGASDEEVVEALKTKGLLETMAKPVKPALVQA
- a CDS encoding Mth938-like domain-containing protein, coding for MITSYEFGAMVVDGKRYTSDLIIFPERVFSGWWRREGHEICVEDLKEILSQTPPPEVLVVGTGYSGLVKILPEVEKVLKEHGIKLIAQPTREACKTFNELLKTGKRVVGAFHLTC
- a CDS encoding M20/M25/M40 family metallo-hydrolase — protein: MGVRLLKEIEEEVTTLLSDLIKINTTNPPGNETKAAKFLAETLERDGFKCEILESAPGRGNVITRLKGTGEKPSLLLLSHLDVVAANPKEWSVDPFSGLVKDGFVWGRGAMDMKSMTAMEVMVMKLLKRNGVRLKGDVILAATADEEKGGEYGAGWLVQKYPEKVRADYVINEGGGQAIPVDGKNIFTIQTAEKGILWFKVKAKGRPGHGSVPGAADNAILRMSKVVDKLGNYCAEMVLTPTVKEFLAVMAEENKEMGKKLRLLVQNPTKADEVLDKLAKKDKAMAEELRAMLRMTIAPTIIHGGVKENIIPSECEAVFDCRILPGQTTVEALKCIKGLLADMDLDKLEFEDIQANEPSESPTNTPLYRCIVETLKEFDSKCAVAPILLTGGTDSKFFRKMGTVCYGFQPTLSDLPYGEILRMVHGIDERISINNLVFGTSTLYNVVEKFLT
- a CDS encoding class I SAM-dependent methyltransferase; protein product: MFNKKGTVDHYFSASPKVKPRYGLIQAYLRGKTFKFLTASGVFSKKRVDLGTKLLIETMILPEKGYVLDVGCGYGVIGIAAAAFNPKLHVIMVDVNERAVKLARRNIELNNVHNVEVKKGRLYEPVKDTMFNCILSNPPVSAGLTTVKAIITEAPKHMVEKGTLQLVVKSKIGGKRLQQIFHETFGNCTVLARGSGYRVLMAEKNKSGYYSSIS
- a CDS encoding histidinol-phosphatase HisJ family protein, translated to MNPERTVLFLAHAYPWRWLTTSIDYHIHTFLSGDAKGEISDCVKIAAGKKLEEIGISDHFAPQKLRDKLDPPPNYEKISDYMKKVDDAKGKVMGLIKLKIGVEVDFIPELEDEIREALKGLPFDYVIGSVHFMGNWAFDNPKYIMEYQKWDLATLYEKYFVAVQACAESKIFDVIGHPDLIKKFGYKPKKDITDLYIATAKVFKENDVCIEVNTSGLRYPCKEIYPNKQFLKICYDEGVQITFGSDAHTPENIGRDFDKALSLVKEVGYNFVTIFTRRRKQLKEI